Proteins encoded in a region of the Candidatus Nitrospira nitrificans genome:
- the ppdK gene encoding pyruvate, phosphate dikinase, with protein sequence MAKKYVYYFGDGKAEGTSNMKELLGGKGAGLAEMTNLGISVPPGFTISTEACVEYYKIGKKYPPGMWDATLQALKRVERSMGMGFGNPERPLLVSVRSGARASMPGMMDTVLNVGLTTKTVEGLAVKTRNDRFAQDSYRRFVAMFGSIVMGVPREHFEAILNLKKEEMGVKHETQLDARALRDLVERFKSLVKEETGHAFPDDPNEQLKLAIDAVFLSWNGARAITYRRLNGIPDHWGTAINVVAMVFGNMGDTSGTGVAFTRDPNTGERKFFGECLMNAQGEDVVAGIRTPLPVTELARTVPPAYKELEHTYKRLEKHYRDMLDLEFTIQEGTLYMLQTRVGKRTGISAVRIAVEMVNEGLITKREAVQRVGPDQLAQYLYPIFDTQSEAGSTPLGKGLPAGPGAAAGKIALTPDRAVEMKAAGQRVVLVRDETSPDDIHGMNAASGFVTARGGMTSHAAVVARQMGKVCVAGCEAVEVIDAQSVRIGSKVFREGDYLSVNGSTGNVYDGDIPVMESEIIQVVQGKLDAKRSQKYQLFSTILSWADSVRTMKVRANADVPDQAKIARGFGAEGIGLCRTEHMFFAEDRIPIMQKMILARTKEDREKYLEQLLPLQKQDFIGLYREMEGFPVTIRLLDPPLHEFLPKREELMVEIAQLELTGEDGVKLEEQRRLLARVEELHEFNPMLGLRGCRLGITMPEITRMQARAIIEAACELAKEGKKIVPEIMIPLVGMVTEMKSQKDLIREVAQETMKRYNVKLSYLVGTMIELPRAAVTAERIAEEAEFFSFGTNDLTQTTFGFSRDDAAKFIDHYRTVKIMDADPFATLDREGVGSLMKTAIAGGRASRPGIKLGICGEHGGDPSSVEFCHQIGLDYVSCSPFRVAIARLAAAQAAIAEADAKPPAAPKQAATTRVKMKMKPAKVSQSSKRAKPAPKAPSGNRKKR encoded by the coding sequence GTGGCAAAGAAATACGTCTACTATTTCGGCGACGGCAAGGCCGAGGGTACGTCGAATATGAAGGAGTTGCTGGGGGGCAAGGGCGCGGGATTGGCGGAGATGACCAATTTGGGCATCTCGGTCCCACCCGGGTTTACGATTTCGACGGAAGCCTGCGTCGAATATTACAAAATCGGCAAGAAGTATCCGCCCGGCATGTGGGATGCCACATTGCAGGCGCTCAAGCGTGTCGAACGCTCAATGGGGATGGGGTTTGGGAATCCTGAGCGGCCGCTGCTGGTTTCAGTCCGATCCGGGGCTCGCGCCTCGATGCCCGGGATGATGGACACGGTGCTGAACGTCGGTCTCACCACGAAGACGGTGGAAGGATTGGCGGTCAAGACCAGAAATGACCGGTTCGCTCAGGATAGCTATCGACGATTTGTGGCGATGTTCGGCAGTATCGTGATGGGTGTGCCACGCGAACATTTCGAAGCGATTCTGAATCTCAAGAAAGAAGAAATGGGCGTGAAACACGAGACGCAGCTGGATGCGCGCGCGCTGCGCGACCTTGTGGAGCGGTTCAAATCTTTGGTCAAGGAAGAAACGGGCCATGCCTTCCCGGATGATCCGAATGAGCAGTTGAAGCTGGCGATCGACGCGGTGTTTTTATCCTGGAACGGCGCGCGCGCGATCACCTACCGCCGGCTGAACGGCATCCCGGATCACTGGGGGACGGCGATCAACGTCGTGGCCATGGTGTTCGGCAACATGGGCGACACCAGCGGCACCGGGGTGGCGTTTACGCGCGATCCCAACACGGGTGAGCGGAAGTTTTTCGGCGAGTGTTTGATGAATGCGCAAGGCGAGGACGTGGTCGCCGGAATTCGGACGCCGCTGCCGGTCACGGAATTGGCCCGAACCGTGCCTCCCGCCTATAAAGAGCTCGAGCATACCTACAAGCGATTGGAAAAACATTACCGCGACATGCTCGACCTGGAATTCACGATCCAGGAAGGCACGCTGTATATGTTGCAGACGCGGGTCGGGAAACGCACCGGTATTTCCGCCGTGCGCATCGCCGTCGAGATGGTCAATGAAGGCTTGATCACCAAGCGCGAGGCGGTGCAGCGGGTCGGTCCGGATCAGCTTGCGCAGTATCTCTATCCGATCTTCGACACCCAATCCGAAGCGGGTTCGACCCCATTGGGCAAGGGATTGCCGGCCGGACCCGGAGCGGCCGCGGGAAAGATCGCCTTGACGCCGGATCGCGCCGTTGAAATGAAGGCAGCCGGGCAGCGGGTCGTGCTGGTGCGCGACGAAACCAGCCCCGACGACATTCATGGCATGAACGCCGCGTCCGGGTTCGTGACGGCGCGAGGCGGAATGACGTCCCATGCGGCGGTGGTGGCGCGACAGATGGGTAAAGTGTGCGTGGCCGGGTGCGAAGCGGTCGAAGTCATCGATGCCCAATCGGTGCGGATCGGGTCGAAAGTGTTCCGGGAAGGCGACTATCTGTCCGTGAACGGATCGACCGGGAATGTGTATGACGGCGACATTCCCGTCATGGAATCCGAGATCATTCAGGTGGTGCAGGGGAAGCTGGATGCGAAGCGGTCGCAAAAATATCAGCTCTTCTCCACCATCCTCTCATGGGCGGACAGTGTGCGGACGATGAAGGTGCGCGCGAATGCCGATGTGCCGGACCAGGCCAAGATCGCCCGAGGATTCGGCGCCGAAGGCATCGGGCTCTGCCGCACGGAACATATGTTCTTTGCCGAAGACCGTATTCCGATCATGCAGAAGATGATTCTGGCCAGGACGAAAGAGGATCGGGAAAAGTATCTGGAGCAGTTGTTGCCGCTGCAGAAGCAGGACTTCATCGGACTGTATCGCGAGATGGAGGGGTTTCCGGTCACCATTCGCCTGCTTGATCCGCCGTTGCATGAGTTTTTGCCGAAGCGTGAAGAGTTGATGGTGGAGATCGCTCAGCTTGAGTTGACCGGCGAGGACGGTGTCAAGCTGGAAGAGCAGCGGCGTTTGCTTGCGCGGGTCGAAGAGTTGCATGAATTCAATCCGATGCTGGGGCTGCGCGGATGTCGACTGGGCATTACGATGCCCGAGATCACGCGGATGCAGGCGCGCGCCATTATCGAGGCGGCCTGCGAGTTGGCCAAGGAAGGCAAGAAAATCGTTCCGGAGATCATGATTCCGCTGGTGGGCATGGTGACGGAAATGAAGTCGCAGAAGGATCTCATCCGCGAAGTCGCGCAAGAGACCATGAAGCGCTACAACGTGAAGCTCTCGTACCTTGTCGGGACGATGATCGAATTGCCCCGCGCGGCGGTGACGGCCGAACGGATTGCCGAAGAGGCTGAATTCTTCTCGTTCGGGACGAACGACTTGACCCAGACGACGTTCGGATTCTCCCGCGATGACGCCGCGAAGTTCATCGACCACTATCGAACGGTGAAGATCATGGACGCGGATCCGTTCGCCACGCTCGATCGGGAAGGTGTGGGTTCGCTGATGAAGACGGCCATCGCCGGAGGGCGCGCGTCACGGCCGGGGATCAAGCTCGGCATCTGTGGCGAACACGGCGGAGATCCAAGTTCCGTGGAGTTTTGCCATCAGATCGGGTTGGACTATGTGAGCTGTTCGCCCTTCCGCGTCGCCATTGCGCGGCTGGCGGCGGCACAGGCCGCGATCGCCGAAGCGGACGCCAAGCCACCGGCGGCGCCTAAGCAAGCCGCGACGACGCGCGTCAAAATGAAGATGAAACCCGCGAAGGTGTCACAGTCTTCAAAGCGGGCCAAGCCGGCGCCCAAGGCGCCTTCAGGCAACCGCAAGAAACGGTGA
- the glyS gene encoding glycine--tRNA ligase subunit beta, giving the protein MKKKPRQHTTRRSNPTAELLFEIGVEELPFEFVAPALTALRESATRLFQDARLSFGSIKTYGTPRRLVLVVDELLAHQAAVVKETMGPSKIVAFDQAGRPTKAAMGFAAGQGATVEGLEIRSTPKGEYLFAVKRDAGRKTVTLLPELLPHLFETLAFPKAMKWNETGLRFARPVRWVVALYGGKVVPVQVAGIKAGNRTSGHRVMGGGKPITVRDFKTYSKGLEKLGVMLDPERRRASIQQQVDRLCVKAGVGLNPDDTLLDEAVYTTEWPCAVLGSFKTEYLAVPSEILITSMKEHQGFFSARDKKSGKLVPHFIAIANNEPKNMSLIRAGNERVLAARLADAKFFFDEDRKVTLEERGRKLTGVTFHHKLGTMAQKQERVKKLAEALAAHLCPQDEEFRRTCVRAASLAKADLLTGIVGEFPELQGVMGGEYAKHDGESEAVSQAVREQYLPRAIEGELPKTVAGQVLSLADRLDTVAAFFHVGMVPTGSEDPFALRRHATAIVRLLLEGKLRVNLGTYISQAMNRVSEDGFTNVSGSEREGLRQIMEFVFERVRHYVRIAHGLRDDVIDSVLKSAYDTSVDLGDLVQKMKALEAVTRKPEFDPLIVGFKRAHRLVEKEQWERRPVDATKFQHPSESALHKAVAEEGAKMRFALSMGDDQEALNSLVGLRPIIDAFFEAVMVNADDKAIRSNRLTLLKEVDELFMSFADFSQVVVQGR; this is encoded by the coding sequence GTGAAAAAGAAACCCCGTCAACACACGACTCGCCGCTCCAACCCTACCGCCGAGCTGTTGTTCGAAATCGGCGTGGAGGAGCTGCCGTTTGAATTTGTCGCGCCGGCCCTGACGGCTCTTCGAGAATCAGCCACCCGCCTCTTTCAGGATGCCCGATTGTCGTTCGGGTCCATCAAGACCTACGGGACCCCTCGGCGGCTTGTCTTGGTCGTGGACGAGTTGCTTGCGCACCAAGCCGCGGTGGTCAAAGAAACGATGGGGCCATCGAAAATAGTGGCATTCGATCAGGCCGGCCGACCCACAAAGGCGGCGATGGGATTTGCGGCCGGACAGGGCGCCACGGTCGAAGGCCTGGAGATTCGGAGCACGCCGAAGGGCGAGTATCTGTTCGCCGTCAAGCGCGATGCCGGACGCAAGACCGTAACCCTGCTTCCGGAATTGCTTCCGCACCTTTTTGAAACGCTGGCTTTCCCGAAGGCCATGAAGTGGAACGAGACGGGGTTGCGTTTCGCCCGGCCCGTGCGCTGGGTCGTTGCATTGTATGGCGGCAAGGTGGTGCCGGTACAAGTGGCCGGTATCAAAGCCGGTAATCGGACGTCCGGCCATCGCGTGATGGGCGGTGGAAAGCCCATCACTGTGCGGGATTTCAAGACCTACAGCAAGGGTCTTGAAAAGCTAGGGGTGATGCTTGATCCCGAACGCCGTCGAGCGTCGATTCAGCAGCAAGTCGATCGGCTCTGTGTCAAGGCGGGTGTCGGATTGAATCCGGATGACACCTTGCTCGATGAGGCGGTGTATACCACGGAGTGGCCCTGTGCCGTTCTTGGCAGCTTCAAGACAGAATACTTAGCGGTGCCTTCGGAAATCCTCATTACGTCGATGAAAGAACATCAGGGGTTCTTCTCGGCCAGGGATAAGAAGTCCGGCAAACTGGTGCCGCATTTTATTGCGATCGCCAACAATGAACCCAAAAACATGTCGCTCATTCGGGCGGGGAATGAGCGGGTGTTGGCGGCGCGGTTGGCGGATGCGAAATTCTTTTTCGACGAAGACCGGAAAGTCACCCTGGAGGAACGGGGACGGAAACTCACGGGCGTTACCTTCCATCACAAGCTCGGGACGATGGCGCAGAAGCAGGAGCGGGTCAAGAAACTCGCAGAAGCGCTTGCAGCCCATCTATGCCCGCAAGATGAGGAATTCCGTCGGACCTGCGTTCGCGCGGCATCGCTTGCAAAGGCGGACCTGCTGACCGGGATTGTCGGTGAGTTTCCTGAACTGCAGGGTGTCATGGGCGGCGAGTACGCGAAGCATGACGGCGAGTCCGAGGCCGTGAGCCAGGCGGTTCGAGAACAGTATCTTCCGCGCGCGATTGAAGGGGAGTTGCCAAAAACGGTTGCGGGGCAAGTCCTGTCTTTGGCCGACCGCCTCGATACCGTCGCCGCGTTTTTCCACGTCGGCATGGTGCCGACCGGCTCGGAAGATCCGTTTGCGCTGCGGCGGCATGCGACCGCGATTGTCCGGCTTCTCCTGGAAGGGAAGCTTCGAGTCAATCTGGGGACATACATCAGTCAGGCCATGAACCGTGTATCGGAGGACGGGTTCACGAACGTGTCCGGATCCGAGCGGGAGGGCCTCCGGCAAATCATGGAGTTTGTCTTTGAACGGGTTCGGCACTATGTCCGGATCGCGCATGGTCTGCGCGACGACGTCATCGACTCGGTGCTGAAGTCAGCCTATGATACATCGGTGGATCTCGGCGATCTTGTGCAGAAGATGAAGGCGCTTGAAGCCGTGACGAGAAAGCCGGAGTTCGATCCGTTGATCGTCGGTTTCAAGCGGGCGCATCGGTTGGTGGAAAAAGAGCAGTGGGAACGCCGGCCGGTCGATGCGACGAAGTTTCAGCATCCGTCGGAATCGGCGCTTCACAAGGCAGTCGCCGAAGAAGGAGCGAAGATGAGGTTCGCCCTGTCGATGGGTGACGATCAGGAGGCATTGAACTCCTTGGTAGGGCTGAGGCCGATCATTGATGCATTTTTCGAAGCGGTGATGGTCAACGCGGACGATAAGGCGATTCGCAGCAATCGGCTGACGTTGCTCAAAGAGGTCGATGAGTTGTTCATGTCGTTCGCCGACTTTTCCCAGGTTGTGGTACAAGGGCGATAG
- a CDS encoding glycine--tRNA ligase subunit alpha, whose translation MTFQELILTLHRFWADHGCVIHQPYDMEMGAGTFHPATFLRSLGPEPWRAAYVQPCRRPTDGRYGENPNRLQHYYQYQVVLKPSPDNFQELYLESLARLGINPKEHDIRFIQDDWESPTLGAWGLGWEVRLDGMEITQFTYFQEIGGIELSPITGEITYGTERIAMYLQGVDNVFDLAWTDQVSYRDIHHETEVQGSRYNFEEADVTMLMQGFQANEAECKRLLAQTDKRLTLPAYDYCIKSSHLFNLLDARGAISVAERTGYIARVRALARQCAERYLDERDALGYPLMKTQVAHR comes from the coding sequence GTGACGTTCCAAGAACTTATTCTGACTCTCCATCGCTTCTGGGCCGATCACGGTTGTGTGATTCATCAACCCTATGACATGGAAATGGGCGCGGGGACATTTCATCCCGCCACATTTCTGCGATCACTTGGACCGGAGCCGTGGCGGGCGGCCTATGTGCAGCCATGCCGCCGTCCGACGGACGGCCGCTATGGCGAAAACCCCAACCGTCTTCAACATTACTATCAGTATCAGGTCGTGCTGAAGCCTTCACCGGACAATTTTCAAGAACTGTATCTGGAAAGTCTGGCCCGGCTGGGGATCAATCCCAAGGAGCATGACATTCGTTTCATCCAGGACGATTGGGAGTCTCCGACGCTGGGGGCATGGGGACTCGGATGGGAAGTGAGACTGGACGGGATGGAGATCACCCAGTTTACGTATTTTCAAGAGATCGGCGGGATTGAACTCAGCCCGATCACCGGCGAGATCACCTACGGGACGGAGCGCATCGCGATGTATCTACAGGGGGTGGACAACGTCTTTGATCTCGCGTGGACCGACCAGGTGTCGTATCGGGACATTCATCACGAAACCGAGGTGCAGGGGTCGCGCTACAATTTCGAGGAAGCGGACGTCACGATGCTGATGCAAGGTTTTCAGGCAAACGAAGCGGAATGCAAGCGATTGCTCGCGCAGACCGACAAGCGCCTGACGCTGCCGGCCTATGACTACTGCATCAAATCATCCCATCTCTTCAACCTCCTCGATGCCCGCGGGGCGATCAGTGTGGCGGAACGGACGGGGTACATCGCGCGGGTGCGGGCATTGGCCAGGCAATGCGCCGAGCGCTATCTGGACGAGCGAGACGCGTTGGGATATCCACTGATGAAGACGCAGGTCGCACATCGATGA
- a CDS encoding endonuclease MutS2, producing the protein MNKSLSDHAMEVLQWARVLEFLAAHAQSAMGAAQCRACVLSCDLAEARRRQQETTEMVSVLEGSDPMPALTFPDIREQLIRSGKGGALEAVELRDCAVVLALMADVARYAEAHQGALQALARVLEPLHITQTLKGVLRAIEGAIQSDGSMKDTASPELRRLTHQAQGLKQEMRQQLEQLLHSKRYADVLQESYFAQREGRYVVPVKADMRGRIPGIVHDVSSSGATVFLEPRELVELNNSIKVADLEIEREVQRILRELTALVASRAGDIGQGMAVLADCDVIRAKAEMSRRLKCRPVVLNGDGRVMLKQARHPLLLIAKDHVVANDVSMDEKVRVLVISGPNTGGKTVTLKIVGLFALMARAGLHLPCAPESEMALFTDLYADIGDAQDLTRDLSSYSAHMTSLIRLLSESAAQPMSSERSTPRSLVLLDEPVTSTDPQEGAALAEALLCRLAELNMKVVVTTHYGALKELAQTTSGFMNASVEFDVERLAPTYRLFIGIPGGSSAFEIAGRLGMDSNILNDARRRLHHEDHRLDELMADLQRKQRQLTEDGERAQRARLEAEQAAREAQALRAQLEEAEQEARRGLKKKLGEQFQRARAEVQATVDSLKREQKLIKAKETKQRLSELEVKTRQELAPASEPVPVEQLTVGDVVEIVGLGMTGSLLEPPQGKKRVRVKVGEGELLATVSNLVGLARETGSGAPPQTPSPSDSRRFSTGGGLGLDEQTVVDVRGQAADEALDQVVAALDRATLDGAPFLRIIHGHGTGRLKSVLREYLKASPYVAEFRPGDRAEGGDGVTVAKLG; encoded by the coding sequence ATGAATAAATCATTATCAGATCACGCGATGGAGGTATTGCAGTGGGCTCGTGTCCTTGAATTTCTGGCAGCGCATGCGCAATCGGCGATGGGAGCGGCTCAATGCCGGGCGTGCGTCTTATCGTGCGACCTCGCGGAAGCGCGCCGGCGCCAACAAGAGACGACTGAGATGGTGAGCGTGCTGGAGGGGAGTGATCCGATGCCGGCGCTCACCTTCCCCGATATTCGTGAGCAACTGATCCGATCCGGAAAGGGAGGCGCGCTTGAGGCCGTCGAGTTGCGGGACTGTGCGGTGGTGCTGGCCCTGATGGCGGACGTAGCGCGGTACGCCGAGGCTCACCAAGGCGCGCTGCAGGCTTTGGCGCGAGTCTTGGAGCCACTGCATATCACACAAACCTTGAAGGGTGTCCTGAGGGCCATCGAGGGCGCAATCCAGTCGGACGGTTCCATGAAAGATACGGCCTCGCCGGAGCTACGGCGTCTGACTCACCAGGCTCAGGGGTTGAAGCAAGAGATGCGGCAGCAGCTTGAGCAGCTCCTCCACTCCAAGCGCTATGCGGATGTGCTCCAAGAGTCGTATTTCGCTCAGCGAGAGGGGCGTTACGTCGTGCCGGTGAAGGCGGACATGCGAGGGAGAATTCCCGGGATCGTCCACGATGTGTCGTCCAGCGGGGCCACCGTCTTTCTGGAGCCGCGGGAATTGGTTGAGCTGAACAATTCCATCAAAGTGGCGGATTTGGAGATTGAACGGGAGGTCCAGCGCATCTTGCGGGAACTCACCGCTCTCGTGGCCTCAAGAGCGGGGGATATCGGCCAAGGCATGGCGGTACTGGCTGACTGTGATGTCATTCGAGCAAAGGCCGAGATGAGTCGTCGACTGAAGTGTCGCCCCGTCGTCTTGAATGGGGATGGTCGCGTGATGCTCAAGCAGGCACGGCACCCGCTGTTGCTTATCGCGAAAGATCATGTCGTCGCGAACGACGTGTCGATGGATGAGAAGGTCCGTGTCCTTGTGATTTCCGGGCCGAACACGGGAGGAAAGACCGTCACACTGAAAATCGTCGGGCTGTTTGCCCTTATGGCACGGGCCGGACTGCATCTCCCCTGCGCTCCGGAATCGGAGATGGCGCTGTTTACCGATCTCTACGCCGATATCGGCGACGCGCAGGATCTGACCCGCGATCTGTCCAGCTATTCCGCCCATATGACGAGCCTGATCCGACTCCTCTCCGAGAGCGCCGCCCAACCGATGTCGAGCGAACGTTCCACGCCTCGCTCGCTGGTTCTCTTGGACGAGCCTGTGACTTCCACCGATCCGCAAGAAGGCGCGGCGTTGGCCGAGGCGCTGCTGTGCCGCTTGGCTGAGCTGAACATGAAGGTGGTGGTGACGACGCATTACGGCGCGCTCAAAGAGCTGGCGCAGACGACCTCCGGTTTTATGAATGCCAGCGTGGAGTTCGACGTGGAACGATTGGCGCCGACCTATCGATTGTTCATCGGGATTCCCGGCGGTTCATCCGCCTTTGAGATTGCCGGCCGCCTGGGTATGGATTCAAACATTCTGAACGATGCGCGGAGGCGGTTACATCATGAGGATCACCGGCTTGACGAGTTGATGGCTGATTTGCAGCGCAAGCAACGTCAACTGACTGAAGACGGCGAGAGGGCTCAACGGGCTAGACTAGAAGCCGAACAAGCGGCTCGGGAGGCGCAGGCGCTTCGCGCGCAACTGGAAGAAGCCGAGCAGGAGGCTCGACGTGGGCTCAAGAAGAAACTGGGCGAACAATTTCAACGGGCACGGGCCGAGGTTCAGGCCACCGTCGATTCGTTGAAGCGAGAGCAGAAACTCATCAAAGCGAAAGAGACCAAGCAGCGACTCAGTGAGCTGGAAGTGAAAACGCGACAGGAGCTGGCTCCCGCGAGTGAACCGGTTCCGGTTGAACAACTGACGGTCGGCGATGTCGTTGAGATCGTCGGACTGGGCATGACGGGGAGTTTGCTTGAACCGCCACAGGGGAAAAAACGGGTTCGGGTCAAAGTCGGCGAGGGCGAGTTGCTGGCGACCGTCTCGAATCTGGTGGGTTTGGCACGTGAAACCGGTTCCGGAGCACCACCGCAGACACCCTCGCCGTCCGACTCCCGCCGGTTTTCAACGGGCGGTGGACTGGGGCTTGATGAACAGACCGTGGTGGATGTGCGGGGCCAAGCCGCGGATGAGGCACTCGATCAGGTCGTGGCGGCCTTGGATCGGGCGACGTTAGATGGAGCGCCCTTCCTCCGCATCATTCACGGCCACGGGACTGGTCGACTCAAATCCGTCCTGCGTGAGTATCTGAAAGCCTCGCCCTATGTCGCCGAATTTCGCCCCGGCGATCGAGCCGAAGGGGGGGATGGGGTGACGGTGGCGAAGTTAGGGTGA
- the gap gene encoding type I glyceraldehyde-3-phosphate dehydrogenase, translating into MAIRVGINGFGRIGRNVFRASMGDKDLQIVAINDLTDAKTLAYLLKYDSVHGTLPATVEAKEDHIFVDGTPIKVLAMKDPKELPWKALNVDVVIESTGRFTDRDAAGKHLSAGAKHVIISAPSKDPDVTIVLGVNEDKLDPKSHHIVSNASCTTNCLAPVAKVLLETFGIKHGIMTTIHSYTNDQQLLDLPHKDLRRARAAGMSMIPTSTGAAKALHLVIPELKGKLDGLAIRVPTPNVSLVDLTVETERDCDIASVNAAFKKAADGPLKGILKYSEEPLVSIDQKGDAHSATVDAPLTNVVDKRLVKVTAWYDNEWGYSCRVRDLVKVLAGKSVTH; encoded by the coding sequence ATGGCCATTCGAGTTGGAATCAATGGATTCGGACGCATCGGACGCAATGTATTCCGCGCCTCGATGGGCGACAAAGATCTGCAGATCGTCGCCATTAACGATCTCACGGACGCCAAGACTCTCGCATACCTGCTCAAGTATGACTCCGTACACGGAACCCTTCCGGCCACTGTCGAAGCCAAGGAAGACCACATTTTCGTTGATGGGACTCCCATCAAAGTGCTTGCGATGAAAGACCCGAAAGAACTGCCCTGGAAAGCGCTGAACGTGGACGTGGTGATCGAATCGACCGGCCGATTTACCGACCGAGACGCGGCAGGAAAACATTTGTCCGCCGGGGCCAAACACGTGATTATCTCGGCCCCGTCGAAAGATCCCGATGTCACCATCGTGCTCGGAGTGAACGAAGACAAGCTCGATCCCAAATCGCATCACATTGTGTCCAATGCCTCCTGCACGACGAACTGTCTGGCGCCGGTGGCAAAGGTCTTGCTGGAAACGTTCGGCATCAAGCACGGCATCATGACCACCATCCATTCGTACACCAACGATCAACAATTGTTGGATCTGCCTCATAAAGACCTTCGACGCGCCCGCGCAGCCGGCATGTCGATGATTCCTACCAGCACCGGAGCGGCCAAGGCCTTGCATCTGGTCATCCCCGAACTGAAGGGCAAATTGGACGGGCTTGCCATTCGTGTCCCGACCCCGAATGTCTCGCTGGTCGATCTTACGGTCGAAACGGAGAGGGATTGCGATATCGCATCCGTCAACGCGGCCTTCAAGAAGGCAGCGGACGGTCCACTCAAAGGCATTCTCAAGTACTCCGAAGAGCCCCTCGTCTCGATCGACCAAAAAGGCGACGCTCACTCGGCCACCGTCGATGCCCCGTTGACCAACGTCGTGGACAAGCGCCTGGTCAAAGTGACGGCGTGGTACGACAATGAATGGGGTTATTCATGCCGAGTCCGCGACCTGGTGAAGGTCCTGGCCGGAAAATCTGTTACGCACTGA
- a CDS encoding phosphoglycerate kinase encodes MNLHKKTIDDVQLRGKRVIIRADFNVPLDESLQITDDTRIRSTLPTINRVVDEGAKVILCSHLGRPKGAFEPKYSLAAVSKRLGRLLGKEVVFAPDCIGPAVEKLVAKMKDGDVLLLENLRFHTGEEKNDDGFAKALASLGDVFINDAFGAAHRAHASTVGITKYIKDAAAGALLKKEIEYLEGAIANPVRPFAAVLGGAKVSGKIGVIENLGKKVDKVIIGGGMAFTFLKAKGMEIGNSLVEMDMLDFARGIEEHALSRGVKFYLPVDCVVATSREVGAETKIVPVQEIPKGWYALDIGPASVKLFNEAVQNAKTILWNGPMGVFEIDAYARGTMAMAHAIADAYALTIVGGGETALAVHRSGESENMSFISTGGGAALELLEGKTLPGLAALPDRAD; translated from the coding sequence ATGAACTTGCACAAGAAGACCATCGACGATGTGCAACTTCGCGGCAAGCGCGTCATCATCCGCGCCGACTTCAATGTGCCGCTCGATGAATCGCTGCAAATTACCGACGACACCCGCATCCGGTCCACTCTGCCGACGATCAATCGCGTCGTCGATGAAGGCGCCAAAGTCATTCTTTGCTCTCACCTCGGTCGGCCGAAAGGCGCTTTCGAACCGAAGTACAGCCTCGCCGCTGTCTCAAAGCGTTTGGGACGACTGCTCGGGAAAGAAGTGGTCTTCGCGCCGGACTGTATCGGCCCGGCCGTTGAAAAGCTGGTCGCCAAGATGAAGGACGGAGATGTGCTGTTACTGGAAAATCTCCGTTTTCATACCGGAGAGGAAAAAAACGACGATGGCTTCGCCAAAGCCCTGGCCTCGCTGGGCGATGTCTTCATCAACGACGCCTTCGGGGCAGCCCACCGAGCCCATGCATCGACCGTCGGAATCACGAAGTACATTAAGGACGCAGCGGCTGGAGCGCTGCTCAAGAAGGAAATTGAGTATCTCGAAGGCGCCATCGCCAATCCCGTGCGCCCGTTTGCCGCCGTCCTGGGAGGCGCGAAGGTGTCCGGAAAGATCGGCGTGATTGAAAACCTGGGCAAGAAGGTCGACAAGGTCATCATCGGCGGCGGCATGGCGTTTACGTTCCTGAAGGCCAAAGGCATGGAGATCGGCAACTCCCTCGTTGAAATGGATATGCTGGATTTCGCGCGAGGAATCGAAGAGCATGCGCTCTCGCGAGGAGTCAAATTTTACCTGCCCGTCGATTGCGTTGTCGCAACCAGCCGAGAGGTCGGCGCTGAAACGAAAATCGTCCCGGTGCAAGAGATCCCCAAAGGATGGTATGCCCTCGATATCGGGCCGGCCTCGGTCAAACTCTTCAATGAGGCGGTCCAAAACGCGAAAACCATCCTGTGGAACGGACCGATGGGAGTCTTTGAAATCGACGCCTACGCCAGAGGCACCATGGCGATGGCTCACGCAATCGCCGATGCCTATGCGCTCACCATCGTCGGCGGCGGCGAAACGGCGTTGGCCGTTCATCGGTCCGGCGAATCGGAGAATATGTCATTCATCTCGACCGGAGGGGGCGCGGCCCTGGAATTACTCGAAGGCAAAACACTTCCAGGCCTGGCGGCCCTGCCTGACCGCGCGGACTGA